In a single window of the Coregonus clupeaformis isolate EN_2021a unplaced genomic scaffold, ASM2061545v1 scaf2599, whole genome shotgun sequence genome:
- the LOC123488930 gene encoding polymeric immunoglobulin receptor-like, which produces MALHLSLLLLLFSRLSVSKVSVKTGNSITIPCRYNLRYIEYVKYWCQGDYWNSCSALVRTDQPKISGTVSISDDVTRRIFSVTMTDLQPEDSGYYWCAVETTGRDQHTYLHLSVTTGTPGLYVDQQEVTGVEGGSVTVRCYYSNSGDIKWCRMGGDCVLYSGTLHGTSVTLKRTSDANNRKVLTVTMSGLKMENTDWYWCEVGELEMPVHITVSQQTATQRTIKMTSTIQAPTNQQPSASPTAELVQTDNTSQGAEGNMEDVHQRSIDVKVLLIPWGMLVVVTAGILVTWKMWTKHKDNKAKDQTTNNSVAPFPEDDDDVTYSTVILQHKAQLKVQTKAAEPDDNVVYSSLALQVTTQQRATAAQQ; this is translated from the exons AtggctcttcatctctccctcctcctcctcctcttctccagaCTCTCAG TGAGTAAGGTGTCTGTGAAGACAGGAAACTCCATCACCATCCCATGTCGCTATAATCTGAGATACATAGAATATGTCAAATACTGGTGTCAAGGAGATTACTGGAATTCTTGTTCTGCTCTAGTACGCACAGACCAACCAAAGATATCTGGGACGGTATCAATCTCTGATGATGTCACCCGAAGAATCTTCTCTGTTACCATGACTGATCTGCAGCCAGAGGACTCTGGGTATTACTGGTGTGCTGTGGAGACTACAGGAAGAGATCAACATACATACTTGCACCTGTCAGTTACCACAG GTACTCCAGGACTCTATGTGGACCAACAGGAGGTGACTGGAGTTGAAGGAGGGAGTGTCACTGTCCGTTGTTACTATAGTAACTCTGGAGATATAAAGTGGTGCAGGATGGGTGGTGATTGTGTGTTGTATTCTGGGACTTTACATGGAACATCAGTGACATTAAAGCGGACTAGTGATGCCAACAACAGAAAAGTCTTAACAGTGACTATGAGTGGACTGAAGATGGAGAACACTGACTGGTATTGGTGTGAAGTGGGAGAACTAGAGATGCCTGTTCACATCACTGTCAGTCAACAAACTGCAACACAGAGAACCATTAAGATGACCTCAA CAATCCAAGCTCCAACCAATCAACAACCCTCTGCCTCTCCAACTGCTGAGCTTGTTCAGACTGACAACACAAGTCAAGGAGCTGAGGGGAACATGGAGGACGTCCACCAGAG GTCCATAGATGTGAAAGTCCTACTGATTCCTTGGGGCATGTTGGTGGTGGTGACAGCTGGTATCCTAGTCACATGGAAGATGTGGACAAAGCATA AGGACAATAAGGCCAAGGACCAGACAACTAACAACTCAGTG GCCCCATTtcctgaagatgatgatgatgtcacaTACAGCACTGTCATCCTCCAGCACAAGGCCCAACTAAAAGTACAGACCAAG GCAGCAGAACCAGAtgataatgtggtctacagctcaCTAGCTCTACAGGTGACCACACAG CAGAGGGCAACAGCAGCACAgcagtga